The genomic DNA CCGGCACGGTGATCTGGGAAGCGCGGAAGCGATTGGCCGCGGGCGAGATCGATTACGACGGCTTCATGATGATGCTCGAATCGACCACGCTCAGCCCAGGGCACTGCAACACGATGGGGACCGCGCTGACGATGAACTGTCTCGCCGAAGCCCTCGGCATGTCGTTGCCCGGATGCGCGGGAATCCCCGCTCCGTTTCGGCAGCGCGGCCAGATGGCGTATCAGACCGGCAGAAGAATCGTCGAAATGGTTCATGAGGATCTGCGGCCCAGCGAGATCATGACGCGGGAAGCGTTTGAGAACGTCGTCGTCGTCAATTCGGCGATCGGTGGTTCGACCAATGCGCCGCCGCACATCCAAGCGATCGCCAAACACATGGGTGTGGAGATGGTGGTCGAAGACTGGCAGGAGATCGGATACGAGATCCCGTTGCTGGTCAACTGCCAACCGACAGGCGACTTCTTGGGCGAAGGCTTTCATCGCGCCGGCGCGGTGCCTGCCGTGATGCTTGAATTGCTGCAAGCCGGCCGGATTCATGGCGGCTGCAAAACAGTCTCCGGAAAATCGGTAGCCGAAAACATTTCGGGGCGTGAATCGCTGGACCGCCAAGTGATCATGCCGTTTGACAGTCCGTTGATTCCTCAGGCCGGGTTCATGGTCTTGTCGGGAAATCTGTTCGACGCAGCGTTGATGAAGACCAGTGGGATCAGCGCCAAGTTCCGCAAGCGTTATCTGTGTGAGCCCGGCAACGAAAACTGCTTCGACGCGCGGGCGATCGTTTTCGAAGGGCCCGAAGATTATCACGACCGGATCAACGATGCTGCCTTGATGATCGACGACTCCTGTATTTTGGTGATCCGCGGATGCGGACCGATCGGATATCCCGGATCGGCGGAAGTCGTCAACATGCAGCCGCCCGACGAGATGATCGCCGCAGGGATCTCCGAATTGCCAACGATGGGGGATGGCCGCCAGAGCGGAACTTCGTCGAGTCCATCGATCTTAAATGCTTCCCCGGAATCTTTGGCTGGCGGGAACCTAGCGCTGTTGGAAACCGGCGACATGATCCGGTTCGATCTGAACAACAGCCGCGTCGAGCTATTGATCAGCGAACACGAACTGCATGCCCGGCGAGACGCTTACCAGCCGCCTGAATTGATCAATGGATCGCCGTGGGAAGAACTGTCGCGAACCTACACCGGACAATTGTCCGACGGGGCGTGCCTCGATTTTGCAACCGCCTATCGCAACCTGGGCGACGAACCGCTGCGGCACAGCCACTAAAGGCGCCGCGCGGCGGTGCGGATACAAAACGCCAAAACGATGTCAAATGAAGGCATCGCATTCCGCTTCGTCCAGTTCTTCCTGAACGCTTTCGTTGGGTAAGCGAACGATCACCTTGGTACCGACGCCCAGTTCGCTTTCTACCGTGATCGCGCCGCCATGGGTGCGAACGATTCCGTAAGCGATCGACAGCCCCAATCCCGTCCCTTCCCCTTCCGCTTTGGTGGTGAAAAACGGATCAAAGATCTGATCGAGATCTTCCTTAGAGATTCCAGCCCCGTTGTCATCGACAACCAAACACGAATCCACATCGGTTCCGTTCGTCGACACATAGACCTTTCCCGTGTCAGGAGTTGCCTGCACGGCGTTGAGAATGACGATCGAACAGACTTGAGCGATCTCCCCCACGTTACAAGCCATCGTGGAGAGTTCCCCCAACTTCAATTCAATTTTGTCCGTGTCCCCGAGCGTCGTTTGTAGCATTTTGACAGCGTTGATGACGATCGCGTTAAGGTCTGCATCCACGATGCCGCCGCGGTCAAGATTGGAAAAGTCCTTAAGACTCTTCACAATGTCTTTGATTCGAATCACACCATCACGCGATTCACTGACCAACATTTTGGTGTCGTTCAACACGTATCGGATATCGCGTTGGGGCGTTTCGGAGGAAGCGTTCCCACCTAGCCGATTCAATACGCTTCCATCGGAACCGATCACGGGCGCATTACAATCCAGGAGCGTTGCACATAACCGTTCATAATCCGAGATTGTCGATTCAATGACATGCACATAGTCACACAACGCATTCAAATTGGTGTCGACGAAAAACAGAGGGTTATTGATTTCATGGGCGACCCCAGAGGCCAACACACCGATCGAAGCCATCTTCTCGGAATGGACCAACTGGGCTTGCTGTTCCGCAAGATGACGGTTGGCAGCCTTCAGCTTTGTGTTGATTTCCACCAAACTCGCCATCGCTTCGTCGTAGGATGTCGCGAGATCCAGCCGCATCAAGTCTAGGCAAAAGTGACACTCGACATGGCCAACTTGGGTTTCCATCGTGACGCTGCGCGTACGAAACTGAGGATAGCGAATCTCGCCGAAATAGACACGTGGCGCGGTCACCGTCAGTTTGGCGTAGGTTTCTTGCAACCGCACGATCGCTTCCCCAACGATCGTGTTCAATGTTTCAGAAATCGCGTCGCAAATCATTTCGCGCACTTCGGGCTGCGTCTGCTGAAAGATCGTCTCATCAATTCCAATCACGCGCGCCGCGGTCTCTTCATCCATGGCGATCACATACTCACCAAACACGGTCCCCGTGTAGTAGATCGACACGATAAAATTCTTCTTCGTTCGCAACGAACTGGATTCCATGACGTCCGAACGTTGGAGCGTGGAAACTCCAAACATGTCGAAAAGGACACGTTCGGAAATCTCTTCAAACGCGCGTGCATGATCCGATAGATGTTGAATGTCGTTCACACCGCGTACCCCAAAATTTTCTCGACGGCTGAAATAAGACGCTGCTGATCCTCAATGCAATCGCGACGGATTGGTTTCTCTAGAAACGCCCCCGCGCCTGCTTCCAAACACTTCCGCACGATCTCTTCGTCTTTGAGCGCCGAGAGCATCACCACGTTGGCATCGGGGCAGTGGGCGCGAATCTCCTTCAAGCACTCCAGACCATCCATGTTCGGCATCGTCACATCCAGCAAAGTTATGTCGGGGTTCAATTCTTTGAACAACTGCACCCCTTCCTCGCCATCGCAGCCCAGGCCAACGACGTTGAATCCGATTTCAGTGAGCACGGTCTGCATCACCTTGCCCATAAATCTGCTGTCATCGACCACTAACACGGAAATCATAGTTTTGTATCCCTAACACGTGTCTATCGAAACAATTGTCCGCATGTGCTGAAGGTGGCTATCGACTCGAGAATCACAACGCATCATTCCACGGTCAACGGACGACGACAAATGGAAGCGAATCGATCGTGGACTCCATGGGTGACCCAGCATTTGAGGTTTCCCGCAAATCCAGATTCCCCGATATCACATCATGCTTTGATGCCCCACACAATCGATTCGCTTGCACGACCGGCACATTGCGGTCGTCGCATCCCAACCGGTTGGGCTCGCGAGAGGCCAGCATTCCCTAAGGTCGCAAACGCAACGATTCCCAACCATTGGGATAGCCCGGAATCGTGTCTGCGCAGCAGTGCGAACTTCGAACGGCGTGGTTACAGCAGAGCTTTGCCCATGGTTGCCCCTTCCGTCCAGCTTGCGGAACATACCACGGCGGCGTTCCCTATGTAACATAGGTCACGTTAATCGAGTGTCAAACAACCGCAAATTGGTTCGATCACAAGGACTCCGCAGTTCGCGATGGATCGACCGCGGGTGGACGATGAAAGGCCCTGCCGATCGGACTGGCCAACAACGCTGGCAACAGAATGAGATCGCCCACCAATGCCGTGGGTAACAGCACGATCATCATCACAGCAAACATACTTGTGGGTATGAATTCCGCCGGAACCAGAACCAACAACCCCGTGCAACAGATTAACGTGGTTTGCAGCATTGCAATCGAGCACCGATGGAACGCAGTGCGAATCGCGTCCTGGCGAGAATGCCCCTGAACGAGCGCACGGCGGTACCAGGTGAGGAAATGCAACGTGTCGTCGACGGCAATCCCCAAGGCAACGCTGGCGGTCAACATCGTTCCCAGTCCAATCGGGACCTGCATCCAACCCAACACTCCAAATACCGTCACTACGGGAGCGACATTGGGCAACATCGCCACCAATCCTGCCCAAAAGCTCCGCAACATCAACATCATCACGGGAGCCAAGATGGCAAACGCCAGTAAAATGCTGTCGGTCAGGTCATCCAACAATTCCCCCTGAGCCTCGTCGATCAACGGCAAGCCTCCAGTAAATTCGAGATGCACGGTATCGACGTCGTCTGCGAAAATCGCGCCGACGCGTTCGCGCAGATCGCCAATCACGGCCTTGTAGGGCCGCCCATCCATGTCGGGAACACGCACGTGAATCCGCCAGGACTCCCCCACGTCCGATTCGGCCAACCAACCTTGCGAAATAATCTCAGGCCGTGCCGCGTTGAACCGCGACTCAAAAGTCACCTGAGCCGCGATACCACGGATCCCCGATGGCTTCGGGATGCTGGGAGCGAACGTCAGCGCCGAAAGGGTCGTGACCACGCCATCGACGCTGCGCGCCTCACGCTCGGCGTCGCGGATTTGCGTCAGCCGATCGATCGGCCGCTGGGTGGAATCGGGATCGTAGCGCACGACCATTTCCAAGGATCCTTGCGGTCCGAGATGCTC from Rosistilla carotiformis includes the following:
- a CDS encoding IlvD/Edd family dehydratase yields the protein MDDKKRLRSEDWFNNLSDPKITALYLERYLNYGLTRDELQSGRPLIGIAQTGSDISPCNRIHLQTAERARDGIRDAGGIPFVFPMHPIQESCRRPTSGLDRNLAYLGLVEIMRGYPFDGIVLTTGCDKTTPAALMAAATVNLPSIVLSGGPMVDSYLDGRLAGAGTVIWEARKRLAAGEIDYDGFMMMLESTTLSPGHCNTMGTALTMNCLAEALGMSLPGCAGIPAPFRQRGQMAYQTGRRIVEMVHEDLRPSEIMTREAFENVVVVNSAIGGSTNAPPHIQAIAKHMGVEMVVEDWQEIGYEIPLLVNCQPTGDFLGEGFHRAGAVPAVMLELLQAGRIHGGCKTVSGKSVAENISGRESLDRQVIMPFDSPLIPQAGFMVLSGNLFDAALMKTSGISAKFRKRYLCEPGNENCFDARAIVFEGPEDYHDRINDAALMIDDSCILVIRGCGPIGYPGSAEVVNMQPPDEMIAAGISELPTMGDGRQSGTSSSPSILNASPESLAGGNLALLETGDMIRFDLNNSRVELLISEHELHARRDAYQPPELINGSPWEELSRTYTGQLSDGACLDFATAYRNLGDEPLRHSH
- a CDS encoding sensor histidine kinase; the encoded protein is MNDIQHLSDHARAFEEISERVLFDMFGVSTLQRSDVMESSSLRTKKNFIVSIYYTGTVFGEYVIAMDEETAARVIGIDETIFQQTQPEVREMICDAISETLNTIVGEAIVRLQETYAKLTVTAPRVYFGEIRYPQFRTRSVTMETQVGHVECHFCLDLMRLDLATSYDEAMASLVEINTKLKAANRHLAEQQAQLVHSEKMASIGVLASGVAHEINNPLFFVDTNLNALCDYVHVIESTISDYERLCATLLDCNAPVIGSDGSVLNRLGGNASSETPQRDIRYVLNDTKMLVSESRDGVIRIKDIVKSLKDFSNLDRGGIVDADLNAIVINAVKMLQTTLGDTDKIELKLGELSTMACNVGEIAQVCSIVILNAVQATPDTGKVYVSTNGTDVDSCLVVDDNGAGISKEDLDQIFDPFFTTKAEGEGTGLGLSIAYGIVRTHGGAITVESELGVGTKVIVRLPNESVQEELDEAECDAFI
- a CDS encoding response regulator, with product MISVLVVDDSRFMGKVMQTVLTEIGFNVVGLGCDGEEGVQLFKELNPDITLLDVTMPNMDGLECLKEIRAHCPDANVVMLSALKDEEIVRKCLEAGAGAFLEKPIRRDCIEDQQRLISAVEKILGYAV